From one Nonomuraea polychroma genomic stretch:
- a CDS encoding FAD-dependent oxidoreductase, which produces MNAKYDVVVVGGGAAGLSGALTLGRARRKVLVIDAGEPRNAPAAGVHTYLTREGMPPRELLAAGREEVIGYGGEIVTGAAVAAERVEDGFRVVLDDGSAVVADRLLLATGLVDELPDVPGLAERFGRDVLHCPYCHGWEVRDQAIGVLATGPLAMHQALLWSQWSDDVTLFLHTGPEPDADQREQLAARGVTVVEGQVAELEVREDRLAGVRLADGTVVACQALAVATRLTARTGLLAGLGLKTEDQEMAGHVIGTRIPADATGATNVPGVWVVGNAANVTDQVIVAAASAVRVAAAINMDLIMEETRRAVTARRTSTGHAGGPHRQAESHGGTGWHEVSLPPEEFWDAFYGEKSQVWSGNPNVALVREAADLAPGRALDLGCGEGADAIWLARRGWQVTAADISRVALDRAAEHARAAEVADRIDWQRHDLDASFPEGSYDLVSACYLHAPTDLPREKILRAAAAAVAPGGVLLVVGHAGWPSWEHNPPEGVHFPSPQEVLDSLEPAAGEWEVLRSEEFERTQNTPDGEPGARKDNVLKLRRLV; this is translated from the coding sequence GTGAATGCGAAGTACGACGTGGTGGTCGTGGGCGGCGGGGCCGCCGGGCTGAGCGGGGCGCTCACGCTGGGCCGGGCGCGCCGCAAGGTGCTGGTGATAGACGCGGGCGAGCCGCGCAACGCCCCGGCGGCGGGCGTGCACACCTACCTGACGCGCGAGGGCATGCCGCCGCGCGAGCTGCTGGCCGCCGGCCGCGAGGAGGTCATCGGGTACGGCGGCGAGATCGTGACGGGCGCCGCCGTCGCCGCGGAGCGCGTCGAGGACGGCTTCCGGGTGGTGCTGGACGACGGGTCGGCGGTCGTGGCGGACCGGCTGCTGCTGGCCACCGGCCTGGTCGACGAGCTGCCCGACGTGCCGGGGCTGGCCGAGCGGTTCGGGCGCGACGTGCTGCACTGCCCGTACTGCCACGGCTGGGAAGTACGCGACCAGGCCATCGGCGTGCTGGCCACCGGGCCGCTGGCCATGCACCAGGCGCTGCTGTGGAGCCAGTGGAGCGACGACGTGACCCTGTTCCTGCACACCGGGCCCGAGCCCGACGCGGACCAGCGCGAGCAACTGGCCGCCAGAGGCGTCACCGTGGTCGAGGGGCAGGTGGCCGAGCTGGAGGTGAGGGAGGACCGGCTCGCCGGCGTGCGGCTGGCCGACGGCACGGTGGTGGCCTGCCAGGCGCTCGCCGTCGCCACCCGCCTGACCGCCCGCACCGGCCTGCTCGCCGGGCTGGGGCTGAAGACCGAGGACCAGGAGATGGCCGGGCACGTGATCGGCACCCGCATCCCGGCCGACGCGACGGGCGCCACGAACGTGCCCGGAGTGTGGGTGGTGGGCAACGCGGCCAACGTGACCGACCAGGTCATCGTCGCGGCCGCGAGCGCCGTGCGGGTGGCGGCGGCCATCAACATGGATCTGATCATGGAGGAGACCCGCCGCGCCGTCACCGCCCGCCGCACCAGCACTGGGCACGCCGGCGGTCCGCACCGGCAGGCGGAGTCGCACGGCGGGACGGGATGGCACGAGGTCTCCCTCCCTCCTGAGGAGTTCTGGGACGCCTTCTATGGCGAGAAGTCACAGGTCTGGAGCGGCAACCCCAACGTCGCCCTCGTCCGCGAGGCCGCCGACCTCGCCCCCGGGCGGGCGCTCGACCTGGGCTGCGGCGAGGGCGCCGACGCGATCTGGCTCGCCCGCCGTGGCTGGCAGGTCACCGCCGCGGACATCTCCCGCGTGGCGCTGGATCGCGCCGCCGAGCACGCCAGGGCCGCGGAGGTCGCCGACCGCATCGACTGGCAGCGCCATGACCTGGACGCGTCCTTCCCGGAGGGCTCCTACGACCTCGTCTCCGCCTGCTACCTGCACGCTCCTACGGACCTGCCGCGCGAGAAGATCCTGCGCGCGGCGGCCGCGGCCGTCGCGCCCGGCGGGGTGCTGCTCGTCGTGGGTCACGCCGGCTGGCCGTCCTGGGAGCACAACCCTCCCGAGGGCGTGCACTTCCCGTCTCCGCAGGAGGTCCTCGACTCGCTGGAGCCGGCGGCGGGGGAGTGGGAGGTGCTCCGGAGCGAGGAGTTCGAGCGCACTCAGAACACCCCCGACGGCGAGCCGGGCGCCCGGAAGGACAACGTGCTCAAGCTCCGCAGGCTCGTCTGA
- a CDS encoding helix-turn-helix domain-containing protein encodes MDLETTLQSVGPRLRALRQERGATLAQLSKSTGISVSTLSRLEAGQRKPTLELLLLLARAHQVQLDELIDVPVTGDPRVHMRPFKRHGTTFIPLSRRPGGVQAYKQIYPPHWPGCDLEQKVHEGYEWLYVLSGRLRLLLGTHDVILTPGEAAEFDTRVPHAFANPDDEPAEVLGLFGPQGERMHVRARPAAT; translated from the coding sequence ATGGACCTCGAGACGACGCTCCAATCGGTGGGGCCGCGGCTGCGGGCGCTGCGCCAGGAACGTGGGGCGACGCTCGCGCAGCTGTCCAAGAGCACCGGCATCTCCGTCAGCACGCTGTCGCGCCTGGAGGCCGGGCAGCGCAAGCCGACCCTGGAGCTGCTGCTCCTGCTGGCCCGCGCGCACCAGGTCCAGCTGGACGAGCTGATCGACGTGCCGGTGACCGGCGACCCGCGCGTGCACATGCGGCCGTTCAAGCGCCACGGCACGACGTTCATCCCGCTGAGCCGCCGGCCCGGCGGGGTGCAGGCGTACAAGCAGATCTATCCGCCGCACTGGCCCGGGTGCGATCTGGAGCAGAAGGTCCACGAGGGCTACGAGTGGCTGTACGTCCTGTCGGGGCGGCTGCGGCTGCTGCTCGGGACGCACGACGTGATCCTGACGCCTGGCGAGGCGGCGGAGTTCGACACGCGCGTCCCGCATGCCTTCGCCAACCCCGACGACGAGCCCGCCGAAGTCCTGGGGTTGTTCGGACCGCAGGGCGAGCGTATGCACGTCAGGGCCCGCCCGGCGGCCACCTGA
- a CDS encoding ABC transporter permease encodes MSSQLENTSQDSGSLAELAQKYGLRPAIARPRFPVYVRQLWERRHFVLTYATSRNVSKYSGSALGQLWQVITPLLNAAIYYVMFGLILGGSKNIPNYPAFLLTGMFVFTYTQRTVTAGAKSISGNLSLIRALHFPRASLPLAYTIQELQQLVISMGVLLVIVVITGELPTWLWLMIPVVLVLQTMFNIGAGLILARLGASMRDLNQLLPFIMRTWLYASGVFFAIHDKVVNSAGLPEWVAAAMYLNPAASYIEWMRDLLIGSHTPPPMVWVSCLCWAVVTLIAGFWYFWRAEDRYGRG; translated from the coding sequence ATGAGCAGCCAACTGGAAAACACTTCACAGGACAGCGGGTCGCTGGCCGAGCTCGCCCAGAAGTACGGGCTGCGCCCCGCCATCGCGCGCCCGCGCTTCCCCGTCTACGTGCGCCAGCTGTGGGAACGGCGGCATTTCGTGCTGACGTACGCGACCTCGCGCAACGTCTCGAAATACTCCGGCTCGGCCCTGGGCCAGCTGTGGCAGGTCATCACCCCGCTGCTGAACGCGGCGATCTACTACGTGATGTTCGGCCTCATCCTGGGCGGCAGCAAGAACATCCCCAACTATCCCGCCTTCCTGCTGACGGGCATGTTCGTCTTCACGTACACGCAGCGGACGGTCACCGCGGGGGCCAAGTCGATCTCCGGCAACCTGTCGCTGATCCGTGCGCTGCACTTCCCGCGGGCCTCGCTGCCGCTGGCGTACACGATCCAGGAGCTGCAGCAGCTGGTCATCTCCATGGGCGTGCTGCTCGTCATCGTGGTGATCACCGGGGAGCTCCCCACCTGGTTGTGGCTCATGATCCCGGTGGTCCTGGTGCTGCAGACGATGTTCAACATCGGGGCGGGCCTCATCCTGGCCAGGCTGGGGGCGTCGATGCGCGACCTCAACCAGCTCCTGCCGTTCATCATGCGCACCTGGCTGTACGCGTCCGGCGTCTTCTTCGCCATCCACGACAAGGTCGTCAACAGCGCCGGGTTGCCCGAGTGGGTGGCCGCCGCCATGTACCTCAACCCGGCCGCCTCCTACATCGAGTGGATGCGCGACCTGCTCATCGGCAGCCACACGCCCCCGCCGATGGTGTGGGTGTCATGCCTGTGCTGGGCGGTGGTCACGCTCATCGCCGGCTTCTGGTACTTCTGGCGCGCCGAGGACCGGTACGGGCGGGGGTGA
- a CDS encoding TIGR04222 domain-containing membrane protein produces the protein MNVVFFAVAIALFALVAITAIKGLLALSRARSITASATSHRLDVYEAAYLAGGPRRVVNTALVSLVSQGGVRVSSEGVVTPVQGFRPDKQQPVERAVFKLVRSAPGGRTTAQIRHSTVDDHAMRRLTTPLWQDGLLMSPAERSRSRRRTSRLFLFAVLAAAVAVAGLVLRAPADVIVTAAAAAVVGLACCFWLRRAMANPVTRAGKAALEQAGAPDLAEGSWPPPDDVRVVALHGLTKLPDRQLADTLRRDTRVRTGRTATCCAPGHCGSYRSSYVVHSSGGSHGGGCGGGWSEGGFFDGLLDFGGGSSGYGGSTFGGGGYGGGTFGGGGDGGGGGGGGCGGGGCGGGGS, from the coding sequence ATGAACGTGGTTTTCTTCGCGGTCGCCATCGCTCTGTTCGCGCTCGTCGCGATCACCGCGATCAAAGGCCTGCTGGCGCTGTCGCGCGCCCGCTCCATCACGGCTTCGGCCACGAGCCATCGGCTCGACGTCTACGAGGCGGCGTACCTGGCGGGCGGGCCGCGCCGGGTCGTCAACACGGCGCTGGTCTCTCTCGTCTCGCAGGGCGGGGTGCGGGTGTCGAGCGAGGGCGTCGTCACGCCGGTGCAGGGCTTCCGCCCGGACAAGCAGCAGCCGGTCGAGCGGGCGGTGTTCAAGCTCGTCAGGTCGGCGCCGGGCGGGCGTACGACGGCGCAGATCCGGCACAGCACGGTCGACGACCACGCGATGCGGCGGCTGACCACACCGCTGTGGCAGGACGGGCTCCTGATGTCGCCGGCCGAGCGGTCGCGGTCGCGGCGGCGGACCAGCCGGCTCTTCCTCTTCGCCGTGCTGGCCGCGGCGGTGGCTGTGGCAGGGCTGGTCCTGCGGGCGCCGGCCGACGTGATCGTGACCGCTGCCGCTGCGGCGGTCGTGGGCTTGGCCTGCTGCTTCTGGCTGCGCCGCGCCATGGCGAACCCGGTGACGAGGGCGGGCAAGGCCGCGCTGGAGCAGGCGGGGGCGCCTGATCTGGCGGAGGGGTCGTGGCCGCCCCCGGACGACGTCCGGGTGGTGGCGCTGCACGGGCTGACCAAGCTGCCCGACCGGCAGCTGGCCGACACGCTGCGGCGCGACACCCGGGTCAGGACCGGCCGGACCGCCACGTGCTGCGCGCCCGGCCACTGCGGGTCGTACCGCAGCTCGTACGTCGTCCACAGCAGTGGCGGCTCGCACGGAGGCGGCTGCGGTGGCGGATGGTCGGAGGGCGGGTTCTTCGACGGCCTCCTCGACTTCGGCGGCGGCTCCAGCGGCTACGGCGGCAGCACCTTCGGGGGCGGGGGCTACGGGGGCGGCACCTTCGGGGGCGGCGGGGACGGGGGCGGCGGAGGTGGTGGCGGCTGCGGGGGCGGCGGTTGCGGGGGCGGCGGCTCGTGA
- a CDS encoding VOC family protein, with translation MSTHAEPQNGPRPVRQLRLVVEAEDYEAALAFYRDVLGLPEQAAFSSGDGARVAILDAGRATLEIANPAQKKMIDEVEVGRQVAPKIRVAFEVDDARDTTGRLVSAGATEVAPPTVTPWESLNARLDAPAGLHITVFQELRSLEERETLEGFGTDDGRDPAS, from the coding sequence ATGAGCACGCACGCCGAGCCCCAGAACGGCCCCCGCCCGGTCCGCCAGCTGCGCCTGGTGGTCGAGGCGGAGGACTACGAGGCCGCGCTGGCCTTCTACCGCGACGTGCTGGGGCTTCCTGAGCAGGCCGCGTTCTCGAGCGGGGACGGAGCCCGGGTGGCGATCCTGGACGCCGGGCGGGCCACGCTGGAGATCGCGAATCCGGCGCAGAAGAAGATGATCGACGAGGTTGAGGTGGGGCGGCAGGTGGCGCCGAAGATCCGGGTCGCGTTCGAGGTGGACGACGCCCGCGACACCACCGGGCGGCTGGTCTCGGCGGGCGCGACCGAGGTGGCGCCGCCCACGGTCACCCCGTGGGAGTCGCTCAACGCCCGCCTGGACGCCCCCGCCGGTCTGCACATCACCGTCTTCCAGGAGCTGCGCAGCCTGGAGGAACGGGAGACCTTGGAGGGTTTCGGCACGGACGACGGCCGCGACCCGGCCTCCTGA
- a CDS encoding acyl-CoA thioesterase encodes MVDGGVLEPVQVYFDDLDAMGLLHNSRYALLVERAIGAYWNRLGWSADPARSAFKDVFLAVREFKVTYNVPVAGAGELLVHFWIERLGRTSGVYGFRVVSADQAVVHAEGYRVNVNLDPATFRPAPFSDELRTAAEPLLLTAAASLSGA; translated from the coding sequence ATGGTCGACGGCGGCGTTCTCGAGCCGGTGCAGGTCTATTTCGACGACCTCGACGCGATGGGCCTGCTGCACAACTCGCGCTATGCCTTGCTCGTCGAGCGGGCGATCGGCGCGTACTGGAACCGGCTCGGCTGGTCGGCCGATCCCGCGCGGTCGGCGTTCAAGGACGTCTTCCTGGCGGTGCGGGAGTTCAAGGTCACCTACAACGTGCCTGTTGCCGGGGCCGGCGAGCTGCTGGTGCATTTCTGGATCGAGCGCCTGGGGCGTACCAGCGGGGTGTACGGCTTCCGCGTGGTGTCCGCGGATCAGGCTGTGGTGCATGCCGAGGGCTACCGCGTCAATGTCAACCTGGATCCCGCCACGTTCCGGCCGGCGCCGTTCAGCGACGAGCTCCGCACCGCCGCCGAGCCTTTGCTGCTCACGGCGGCGGCTTCGCTCAGCGGGGCCTGA
- a CDS encoding TetR/AcrR family transcriptional regulator — protein MTEDGRRLRGLRSREAILQRAVGLASVEGLDGLSLGRLAAAAGVSKSGFFAHWRDKEQLQLDAVEWATRQWIEQVVEPALRAPAGVRRLFALHEARLKFYGDRVLPGGCFFFAVQAEFDDRPGAVRDRVARAMREWHELIRRLVAEAVTMGELAGDVDPAQLAYEIDALGEMVIIHSRLLDGADVLVRARRAVLQRLRALCPDPALLPEV, from the coding sequence ATGACAGAAGACGGCCGGCGGCTGCGTGGACTGCGCAGCCGGGAGGCGATTCTCCAGCGGGCGGTCGGGCTGGCGTCCGTCGAAGGGCTGGACGGGCTCTCTCTGGGGCGGCTGGCGGCGGCCGCAGGGGTCAGCAAGTCCGGGTTCTTCGCGCACTGGCGCGACAAGGAGCAACTCCAGCTGGACGCCGTGGAATGGGCCACCCGCCAGTGGATCGAGCAGGTGGTCGAGCCCGCCCTGCGCGCCCCTGCGGGCGTACGGCGGCTGTTCGCGCTGCACGAGGCGCGGCTGAAGTTCTACGGCGACCGGGTGCTGCCCGGCGGATGCTTCTTCTTCGCCGTGCAGGCCGAGTTCGACGACCGGCCCGGAGCGGTGCGGGACCGGGTCGCGCGGGCCATGCGCGAGTGGCACGAGCTCATCCGCCGGCTCGTGGCGGAGGCCGTGACGATGGGAGAGCTGGCCGGGGACGTGGACCCGGCGCAACTCGCCTACGAGATCGACGCGCTGGGGGAGATGGTCATCATCCATTCCCGGCTCCTCGACGGGGCCGACGTCCTCGTCCGGGCGCGGCGTGCCGTGTTGCAGCGGCTGCGGGCCCTTTGTCCAGACCCAGCACTACTTCCGGAGGTTTGA
- a CDS encoding HAD family hydrolase: protein MATFDLSRLRAVVFDTDGVVTDTARVHAAAWKHVFDGFLRGRGAAPFDVRADYLAHVDGRPRLDGVRTFLASRGISLPEGGPGDEPGAATVHGLGRAKDALFVKAIEEHGVAAYPSTVALLHELRRRGCRTAVVSASRHCRAVVSSAGLLHLFDVLVDGADAAELSLPGKPDPALFLEAARRLESPPAEVAIVEDALPGVEAGRRGGFGLIVAVDRSGSRAEAMRAAGADAVVADLADADVAGRVPVGRP from the coding sequence ATGGCCACCTTTGACCTGAGCAGGCTCCGCGCGGTCGTCTTCGACACCGATGGCGTCGTCACCGACACGGCCCGGGTGCACGCGGCGGCGTGGAAGCACGTGTTCGACGGCTTCCTGCGGGGCCGCGGCGCGGCGCCGTTCGACGTGCGCGCCGACTACCTGGCGCACGTGGACGGGCGGCCACGGCTGGACGGGGTGCGGACGTTCCTGGCCTCCCGGGGCATCTCGCTGCCCGAAGGCGGACCGGGCGACGAGCCGGGTGCGGCGACCGTGCACGGGCTGGGGCGCGCCAAGGACGCGTTGTTCGTGAAGGCGATCGAGGAGCACGGCGTCGCGGCGTACCCGTCCACCGTGGCGTTGCTGCACGAGCTACGGCGGCGCGGCTGCCGCACGGCGGTGGTCTCGGCCAGCAGGCACTGCCGCGCGGTGGTGTCGTCGGCGGGTCTGCTGCACCTGTTCGACGTGCTGGTCGACGGCGCCGACGCCGCGGAGCTGAGCCTGCCGGGCAAGCCGGATCCGGCGCTGTTCCTGGAAGCGGCGCGCCGCCTGGAGTCGCCCCCGGCGGAGGTGGCGATCGTGGAGGACGCGCTGCCCGGCGTGGAGGCCGGCCGCCGGGGCGGCTTCGGGCTGATCGTCGCGGTGGACCGGAGCGGGTCACGGGCGGAGGCGATGCGGGCCGCCGGGGCGGACGCCGTCGTCGCCGACCTGGCCGACGCGGACGTGGCAGGGCGCGTGCCCGTGGGGCGACCATGA